One genomic window of Kiritimatiellia bacterium includes the following:
- a CDS encoding 5-(carboxyamino)imidazole ribonucleotide synthase: MDRPIIGILGGGQLAKMMAQAAYRLGCIVRVLERKPTHPPLLGWESESGDWNDPDTLIRFAARVDVITVENEFINADALAELEAEGHRLYPPSDCLARVQDKLTQKQTLQQVGLPIPTFLPVQSPEDVLDAASHLGWPIVLKRRTLGYDGKGNATLNTPADLPMAWARLGGDSSPLFVEQFCQFQKEIAVMVTRSPDGTLATYPVVDTVQRDHICHTVTAPADLSPSKAAEAARLATAAVEAIGGIGSVGVEMFYMPDGRILINELAPRVHNSGHYTIEACYCSQFENHIRAILGWPLGSTSMSVPAAAMVNLLGAGDGPGWPSGLVEALAVPGVYVHIYGKDRSAKGRKMGHVTALGADPHAALATALRAASQIRFG, encoded by the coding sequence ATGGATCGACCTATCATCGGGATTCTCGGCGGCGGGCAACTGGCAAAAATGATGGCCCAGGCTGCCTATCGGCTGGGTTGCATCGTCCGCGTGCTGGAGCGCAAACCGACACATCCCCCTCTTCTTGGCTGGGAGTCCGAATCCGGAGACTGGAATGACCCGGACACGTTGATCCGCTTTGCCGCACGCGTCGACGTGATCACCGTGGAAAATGAATTTATAAATGCCGATGCACTCGCAGAACTGGAAGCCGAGGGTCATCGCCTCTATCCTCCGTCGGACTGCCTCGCGCGCGTCCAGGACAAACTGACTCAAAAACAGACTCTTCAACAAGTGGGACTCCCGATTCCGACCTTCTTACCGGTCCAATCGCCCGAGGACGTGCTGGACGCAGCCTCCCACCTTGGCTGGCCAATAGTCCTGAAGCGGCGCACTCTCGGTTACGATGGCAAGGGGAATGCCACCCTGAACACCCCGGCGGATCTCCCCATGGCATGGGCCCGATTGGGCGGCGACTCCAGCCCCCTCTTTGTGGAACAATTTTGCCAATTCCAAAAAGAAATCGCCGTGATGGTCACGCGCTCCCCCGATGGAACGCTCGCGACCTATCCAGTCGTTGATACCGTACAGCGGGACCATATCTGCCACACGGTGACCGCCCCGGCGGACCTATCTCCGTCGAAGGCGGCAGAGGCGGCGCGGCTCGCTACTGCCGCCGTGGAAGCTATTGGCGGTATCGGAAGCGTCGGAGTCGAAATGTTTTACATGCCCGATGGCCGTATTCTCATCAATGAACTCGCGCCGCGGGTTCACAACTCGGGCCACTATACGATCGAGGCCTGCTACTGTTCGCAGTTCGAGAATCATATCCGCGCCATTTTGGGCTGGCCGCTCGGCTCCACAAGCATGAGTGTGCCCGCTGCGGCGATGGTTAATTTGCTCGGCGCAGGCGATGGTCCCGGCTGGCCTTCTGGCCTGGTGGAGGCCTTAGCCGTGCCGGGAGTCTATGTCCACATCTATGGCAAAGACCGCAGCGCAAAAGGCCGGAAAATGGGACATGTGACTGCGCTCGGCGCTGATCCTCACGCGGCGCTGGCCACGGCCCTTCGTGCGGCCTCTCAGATTCGGTTCGGATGA